Genomic segment of Streptosporangium sp. NBC_01755:
GCACATGATCGACATGTTGGACGCCGCGCTCGGCCGGGTCGTCGGGGTCCGCGCCCACGGCAATCCGCTGGGCTGGGTCGGCCTGCTGCTGGAGCACGAGACCGGCGCGGTCAGCGAGGCGTCGCTGTGCATGAGCGTGCCGGGCGAGAGCCCGCCCGCCGACATCGAGATCTACGGCCGCCTCGGCCGGGAGTCCATCGACGACACCCGGCTGGGCTCCGACGTCTTCTCCCTCATGCTCGTGGAGTTCGAGCGGACCGTGCGGCGCGGTGGCGGCCACCCCCTGGGCGCCGCGCACGGCCTGCGCCTGCAGGAGATCATCGCCGCCGCCGAGGAACAGCTCGGCTGAGAGACGCCCCTGCTGAACGACGGCCCGCCGGACGAGCGGCTCCGTACGCGTGCGGCCTGCCGGCGGGACGGCGCGCCTGGAGGGTTGGAGAGCGGCTCTTTCGAAGAGCGGGCCTGGAGGTTCGGCGAGCGGCCCCTCCGGAGCGCGGCCTACCTGGAGAGCCACAGAGCGGTCAGCCCGGAGCCTCGGCATAGAGGCTGTTCGGGGGAGTTGATAGCGTTCGTCCAACGCGCGGCGTGAGCGAAGTCCGGTGTGAGCCCGGCGCTGTCCCGCAACTGTCATGGCCCCTCGTGGGTCGAGCCAGGTCGCCTCCGCCGCGTTGTCGACGCCGACCCTCGTGGAAAAGGGTGACCCGTCCTTGCCTGGGTCCCTCGGTTCCGGTAACTGAAAGGACCTCACGTGAGGCCCGTACGCAGCGCCCTCGCCGGCGCACTGCTCGCCACGCTGACCCTCGCCGGATGCGGTCAGAGTTCCCCAGCCACCTCGGCTTCCCCCACCTCGGCAAGCGCCGCCGCCACCTCCCCTTCCCCGGCGGCGGGTTTCCCCGTCACGGTGGAGGCGGGCAACGGCTCCGTCACCATCCAGAGCAGGCCCGAGCGGATCGTCTCGCTCGCGCCCGCCGCCACCGAGAGCCTGTTCGCGATCGGCGCCGGATCACAGGTCATCGCGGTGGACGACCGATCCAACCACCCCGCGGAAGCGCCGAAGAGCGAGCTGTCCGGTTTCAAGCCGAACGTTGAGGCGATCATCGCCCAGAAGCCGGACCTGGTCGTGCTCTCCGATGACATCGACGGCATCGTGGCCGCGCTGGGCAAGGTCGGCGTACCGGTGCTGCTGGAGCCCGCCGCCACCAAGCTGGACGAGACCTACGACCAGATCACCGACCTCGGTGCCGCCACCGGCAACGGCGAGCGGGCCACCGAACTCGCCGCGCAGATGAAGAAGCAGCTCGACGAGCTCGCCGCCGCCGCACCGAAGGACACGAAGCTCACCTATTACCACGAGCTGGACGTCACCCCCT
This window contains:
- a CDS encoding ABC transporter substrate-binding protein, whose translation is MRPVRSALAGALLATLTLAGCGQSSPATSASPTSASAAATSPSPAAGFPVTVEAGNGSVTIQSRPERIVSLAPAATESLFAIGAGSQVIAVDDRSNHPAEAPKSELSGFKPNVEAIIAQKPDLVVLSDDIDGIVAALGKVGVPVLLEPAATKLDETYDQITDLGAATGNGERATELAAQMKKQLDELAAAAPKDTKLTYYHELDVTPYAATSATFIGQIYGLFGLTNIADKAPDAAGGYPKLSAEFVAQADPDLVFLADTKCCGQSKDTLAKRPGWSKLSAIKNDRVILLDDDIASRWGPRVVDLAKQVGEAVQKAAAS